In Ferrimicrobium sp., a genomic segment contains:
- the recG gene encoding ATP-dependent DNA helicase RecG has product MEVKSLVSAVVRLDELTRLSVQELSGIGPSRARALEALGVQSVYDLVTYFPRRYIDRSRQVAIGEAVPGEQVLLVGRIMDARRIPTRGGRVLVEAQLVDASGKVTLTFFGQPYRAKQLASIDGEVAVFGRVELFRRRRQMTNPLVDPIGDKTGAIVGLYSLREASGLTSADIARAIAQVFSTYSEFVDVLPPSLRGFLGMYDVYQAFWQLHFPANEAARQAARRRVAFDELFLLQLKLAQLRAEREAAAVATVHDAHPLVPGKARLVEEFLAGLPYELTVGQLSAIGEIAKDMSSDRAMHRLLQGDVGSGKTLVSVVAMLFAVQSGHQAVLVAPTEVLAEQHYRSITSLIAETKTPDASTGRLFAGMPRPVSIDLLTGSTPAARRRKLLGELRDGSLDIVIGTHALFNDELQFASLGLVVVDEQHRFGVEQRSALTDRVTAQQGSSPDTLVMTATPIPRTAAMTVYGDLDVSIIEGLPPGRRPIETQWARSPLEVAETFALLRQQVALGHQGYVVCPVVDESTKLQVRAVTDEFERLQAAELAGLRLGLIHGKMPSKAKEEVMTAFRGQEIDVLVATTVIEVGVDIPNATVMIIEDADRFGIAQLHQLRGRVGRGAEQSYCCLLSEADSEVARARIGALVASEDGFALAEVDLALRGEGTVLGGRQAGRTDLKVASLSQDRELVLEARQHARAIIAEDRTLERHPRLRAMMQALFGEDEADFLLRS; this is encoded by the coding sequence GTGGAGGTTAAGTCCCTCGTGAGTGCGGTAGTTCGGCTAGATGAGTTGACTCGGCTAAGCGTGCAGGAACTCTCGGGCATCGGTCCTAGCCGTGCTCGCGCCTTGGAGGCGCTTGGGGTCCAGAGCGTCTATGATCTCGTCACCTACTTTCCACGCCGGTACATCGATCGCTCGCGCCAGGTCGCGATTGGTGAGGCAGTCCCTGGTGAACAGGTGCTTTTGGTCGGGCGTATTATGGACGCCCGCCGGATTCCTACACGAGGTGGTCGCGTGCTGGTGGAGGCGCAGTTGGTGGATGCGTCGGGCAAAGTCACCCTCACCTTTTTTGGCCAACCCTACCGTGCTAAACAGCTTGCATCGATCGACGGTGAGGTTGCCGTATTTGGGCGGGTTGAGCTGTTTCGGCGTCGTCGACAGATGACAAACCCGCTGGTCGATCCTATCGGGGATAAGACTGGTGCGATTGTTGGGCTGTATTCGCTCCGAGAGGCCTCCGGTCTGACCTCGGCCGATATCGCCCGCGCCATAGCACAGGTATTCTCGACCTATTCAGAGTTCGTGGATGTGCTCCCTCCTTCGTTGCGTGGCTTCCTCGGTATGTATGACGTCTATCAAGCCTTTTGGCAGTTGCACTTTCCCGCCAACGAGGCCGCCCGACAAGCAGCACGCCGACGCGTGGCTTTTGACGAACTCTTCCTGCTGCAGCTCAAGTTAGCGCAGTTGCGTGCGGAGCGTGAAGCGGCTGCGGTTGCGACGGTGCATGATGCGCATCCATTGGTGCCAGGCAAGGCTCGCCTCGTTGAGGAGTTCCTCGCCGGTCTTCCCTACGAGCTCACCGTGGGCCAGTTGAGCGCTATTGGCGAGATTGCTAAGGACATGAGCTCTGATCGGGCGATGCACCGCCTGTTGCAAGGAGATGTGGGTTCAGGAAAGACACTAGTTTCAGTGGTGGCGATGCTCTTTGCGGTCCAGAGTGGCCACCAGGCGGTGCTCGTTGCGCCGACTGAGGTGCTCGCTGAGCAACACTACCGTTCGATCACGTCGCTAATTGCCGAGACCAAGACTCCAGACGCCTCGACCGGTCGCCTCTTTGCGGGGATGCCTCGGCCAGTTTCGATTGACTTGTTGACCGGATCCACGCCTGCCGCTCGTCGTCGCAAACTTCTTGGTGAACTTCGTGATGGCAGCCTCGATATCGTCATCGGCACGCACGCTCTTTTTAACGATGAGCTCCAGTTCGCTTCATTGGGGCTTGTGGTCGTTGATGAACAACATCGTTTCGGCGTTGAGCAGCGTTCAGCGTTGACTGATCGGGTGACCGCCCAACAGGGTAGCTCACCCGACACCCTGGTGATGACGGCGACACCAATTCCTCGTACCGCCGCCATGACCGTCTATGGCGACTTGGATGTCTCCATCATCGAAGGACTGCCTCCGGGGCGCCGTCCGATCGAGACACAGTGGGCGCGATCGCCGCTTGAGGTGGCTGAGACCTTCGCACTCCTGCGACAACAGGTGGCTCTCGGTCACCAGGGGTACGTTGTGTGTCCAGTGGTTGATGAGAGTACCAAGCTACAGGTCAGAGCCGTAACTGACGAATTTGAACGCCTCCAAGCGGCGGAACTTGCAGGCCTACGGCTGGGGTTGATCCACGGCAAGATGCCCTCCAAGGCCAAGGAGGAGGTGATGACCGCTTTCCGGGGCCAGGAGATCGATGTGTTGGTGGCGACAACGGTGATCGAGGTAGGTGTGGATATCCCGAATGCTACGGTCATGATCATCGAGGATGCGGATCGGTTTGGGATAGCCCAACTTCACCAGCTCCGAGGTCGCGTTGGACGCGGAGCCGAGCAGTCGTATTGTTGTCTCTTGTCGGAGGCCGATAGTGAGGTGGCACGAGCAAGGATTGGTGCGTTGGTGGCAAGCGAGGATGGCTTCGCCCTCGCGGAGGTCGATCTTGCGTTGCGAGGAGAGGGGACGGTGTTGGGTGGGCGACAGGCCGGCCGGACCGATCTGAAGGTAGCCTCGCTAAGCCAGGACCGGGAGCTGGTGCTCGAGGCGCGTCAGCATGCCCGGGCGATCATCGCCGAGGATCGAACACTTGAAAGACACCCACGGCTACGCGCGATGATGCAGGCGCTCTTTGGAGAGGACGAGGCTGATTTTCTACTCAGGAGCTAG
- a CDS encoding DUF177 domain-containing protein, with protein sequence MHDFEISVSNLLKGSERVYDFVLQGSIPDLFVTSSRIPDDALIRVDGRAEAVGEGVFVSLEVHTRYVGECVRCLGGVTGEVVGQSRELFVEGDDAEEHYGFRGETLDLRAAVSDLCVLGLPPVPLCRDDCKGLCQFCGADLNEGPCGCSGDSGDPRWAALDQL encoded by the coding sequence GTGCATGATTTTGAGATCTCGGTTTCGAATCTGCTCAAGGGCAGTGAGCGTGTCTACGATTTCGTACTGCAAGGAAGCATTCCCGATCTCTTTGTTACCTCATCACGGATCCCCGATGATGCGTTGATTCGCGTCGATGGACGCGCTGAGGCGGTGGGAGAGGGCGTCTTCGTCTCCCTCGAGGTCCATACGAGATATGTGGGAGAGTGCGTACGCTGTCTTGGAGGGGTGACTGGCGAGGTGGTTGGTCAGTCGCGAGAACTCTTTGTAGAGGGTGATGATGCTGAAGAACACTACGGCTTTCGAGGAGAGACCCTTGATCTCCGGGCTGCGGTGAGCGATCTCTGTGTACTAGGTTTGCCGCCGGTCCCACTCTGTCGAGACGATTGCAAGGGCCTGTGCCAGTTCTGTGGAGCTGATCTGAACGAGGGGCCCTGTGGATGCTCTGGCGATAGTGGTGACCCACGCTGGGCTGCACTCGACCAGCTCTAG
- a CDS encoding RsmD family RNA methyltransferase yields MVRIVAGTLGGRRLKLRVPAGVRPTTERLREALFSILESMMALEGTSWLDLFGGSGAVGFEAISRGASSVVYNDCNASLADQVRKQALVLGITDRMRWHAVEALGCLDRLRDDEFTIVFLDPPYRYTGFEELGRRLPSARFVVVESTSEVTLGPRWRVCWWRRYGDTRLGLFEPVEHEGQEVR; encoded by the coding sequence GTGGTGAGGATTGTCGCAGGTACCCTAGGCGGGCGAAGATTGAAGCTGCGTGTTCCCGCGGGGGTTCGTCCAACGACGGAGCGCTTGCGAGAAGCACTGTTTTCCATCCTCGAGAGCATGATGGCCCTCGAGGGGACGAGCTGGCTTGACCTTTTCGGAGGATCAGGGGCCGTTGGCTTTGAGGCCATCTCGCGGGGTGCCTCCTCGGTCGTCTATAACGACTGCAATGCCAGTCTGGCAGACCAGGTACGTAAACAAGCGCTTGTTCTGGGCATCACTGATCGAATGCGATGGCATGCGGTGGAGGCCCTCGGGTGCCTCGATCGTCTGCGCGACGATGAGTTTACGATCGTTTTCCTCGATCCACCCTATCGTTACACAGGGTTTGAAGAGCTTGGCCGGAGGTTGCCATCTGCTCGGTTCGTAGTGGTAGAGTCTACTAGCGAGGTGACGCTTGGTCCACGTTGGAGGGTGTGTTGGTGGCGTCGCTACGGAGACACGCGTCTGGGGCTCTTTGAGCCAGTTGAGCATGAGGGGCAAGAGGTCCGATGA
- the rpmF gene encoding 50S ribosomal protein L32 gives MAVPKRSTSKAKTRSRRASSWKLMAPAASLCPTCSSPKRPHYVCPSCGYYKGRQALEVEA, from the coding sequence ATGGCGGTTCCTAAGCGATCTACGTCGAAGGCAAAGACGAGGAGTCGTAGAGCTTCCTCGTGGAAGCTGATGGCGCCAGCTGCCAGCCTTTGCCCAACCTGCTCGAGTCCTAAGCGACCGCACTACGTCTGCCCAAGCTGTGGTTACTATAAGGGCCGCCAGGCGCTCGAGGTAGAAGCGTAA
- the coaD gene encoding pantetheine-phosphate adenylyltransferase, with product MRRALFPGSFDPFHNGHLEVVERASRLFDEVVVAAMRNPQKAGPLFSLEERMELVRLAVEGMENVTVVALASLVVNLAREVEATVIVRGLRAVSDFEIELQMAQMNRELSGIDTLFVPTSSEYSYLSSKLIREVAAYGGNVASLVPKPVDAALRERNQRS from the coding sequence ATGAGGCGCGCGCTGTTTCCTGGGTCCTTTGACCCTTTCCACAACGGTCATCTTGAGGTCGTCGAACGGGCCAGCCGACTCTTTGATGAGGTGGTGGTGGCCGCGATGCGCAACCCCCAGAAGGCGGGTCCTCTTTTTTCGCTTGAAGAACGGATGGAGCTCGTGCGACTCGCTGTTGAGGGCATGGAGAACGTTACCGTTGTTGCACTGGCATCGTTAGTCGTCAATCTTGCTCGGGAAGTCGAAGCAACGGTGATTGTCCGAGGATTGCGGGCCGTCTCAGATTTCGAGATCGAGCTCCAGATGGCCCAGATGAACCGGGAACTCTCCGGCATCGACACCTTGTTTGTGCCAACCTCCTCAGAGTATTCGTACCTCTCATCGAAACTGATCAGGGAGGTGGCGGCCTATGGGGGTAATGTTGCGTCCTTGGTGCCAAAGCCGGTTGATGCAGCTCTTCGCGAACGGAACCAACGATCGTGA